In one Paenibacillus sp. JQZ6Y-1 genomic region, the following are encoded:
- a CDS encoding metallophosphoesterase family protein: MIIGVISDTHLFRHRLTLPQQVWDGLADVELIIHAGDFCDWGVYELLAEVAPVEAIAGNNDSQSIVDKLGRRKIIEVAGKKIGIVHGDGGFRGSTQDRAFRSFEPGEVDVIVFGHSHIPFAEERDGVLLFNPGSPTDKRMQPRYSYGKLFIQDDDIRYEHYFFDKDQKR; this comes from the coding sequence ATGATTATTGGTGTTATTTCGGATACGCATTTGTTTCGCCATCGTCTGACCTTGCCGCAGCAGGTGTGGGATGGTCTGGCTGATGTAGAGTTAATTATTCATGCAGGTGATTTTTGCGACTGGGGCGTGTATGAGCTACTCGCAGAGGTGGCACCTGTCGAAGCGATTGCTGGAAATAATGATTCACAGAGTATCGTCGATAAGCTGGGACGCCGCAAAATTATCGAGGTCGCTGGTAAGAAAATCGGCATTGTACACGGAGACGGCGGATTCCGGGGATCGACGCAGGATCGAGCATTCCGTTCCTTTGAGCCGGGCGAAGTAGACGTTATTGTGTTCGGTCATTCGCATATTCCATTTGCGGAGGAGCGTGATGGCGTTCTGTTGTTCAATCCCGGCTCTCCAACTGACAAACGCATGCAGCCTCGGTATTCTTATGGGAAGCTTTTTATCCAAGATGACGATATTCGATATGAGCATTATTTCTTTGATAAGGATCAGAAACGTTAA
- a CDS encoding pectate lyase: MIIPAPTATVSAATSATPGVQNTTIIVKSGEVFDGKGQRYIAGSALGDGSQKEGQKPIFRIENGGAIKNVVIGAPAADGIHTYGNATLQNIVWEDIGEDALTIKESGNVTLDGGSATNGDDKMFQINAPSTFTVKNFKGSNAGKFIRQVGGSTFKVNVIIDRCDISNMKESIFRTDSSISTVKMTNTRYHNIPTKFRGVNTANITESGNVQY, encoded by the coding sequence ATGATAATTCCAGCACCTACAGCGACGGTATCAGCGGCAACGTCTGCCACACCGGGTGTACAGAACACGACGATTATTGTAAAAAGCGGTGAAGTATTCGATGGCAAAGGTCAACGGTATATCGCAGGCAGCGCATTGGGGGATGGAAGTCAAAAGGAAGGGCAAAAGCCTATTTTCCGTATTGAAAATGGTGGCGCTATCAAAAATGTAGTAATTGGCGCACCTGCAGCAGACGGCATACATACGTACGGCAATGCAACACTCCAAAATATTGTCTGGGAAGACATCGGTGAAGATGCCCTGACGATCAAGGAAAGCGGTAATGTCACCCTGGACGGCGGTTCCGCTACCAATGGCGATGATAAAATGTTCCAAATTAACGCTCCATCTACTTTTACGGTAAAAAACTTTAAAGGCTCCAACGCTGGTAAATTCATCCGTCAGGTGGGTGGCAGCACATTCAAAGTTAATGTGATTATTGATCGCTGTGACATCTCCAATATGAAAGAATCCATTTTCCGTACTGATAGCAGTATCTCTACCGTAAAGATGACAAATACACGTTACCATAATATCCCGACCAAATTCCGTGGTGTAAACACTGCTAACATTACAGAAAGTGGCAATGTACAATACTAA